In Dyadobacter subterraneus, a single genomic region encodes these proteins:
- a CDS encoding DinB family protein → MIDQIKENLWSQFGASVDSLEKAITLCPENILVENKRLFYMTYHILVFLDYYVTIPPENFSPKLPYTITDPENLPENAIDDLVPNRFYTKTELLDYLQSSREKCRNLIAGLTEEKIKNERFVEDFESDAMNYSILEILLYNMRHVQHHAAQLNMILRQEINDAPKWVFRAKEYN, encoded by the coding sequence ATGATTGATCAAATTAAAGAAAACCTGTGGAGCCAATTCGGGGCAAGCGTAGATTCACTGGAAAAGGCTATTACGCTTTGTCCTGAAAATATTCTTGTCGAGAATAAAAGGCTTTTTTACATGACATATCACATCCTGGTATTTCTGGATTATTATGTTACGATCCCGCCTGAGAATTTTTCACCCAAGTTGCCTTATACTATTACAGACCCTGAAAATTTACCAGAAAACGCAATAGATGATCTGGTGCCCAACCGCTTTTATACCAAAACAGAACTACTTGATTACCTGCAATCAAGCCGGGAAAAATGCCGGAATTTAATTGCGGGACTGACAGAGGAAAAAATAAAAAACGAGCGTTTCGTTGAAGATTTTGAATCAGACGCAATGAATTATTCTATTTTGGAAATATTGCTTTACAACATGCGGCATGTTCAGCATCATGCCGCGCAGTTAAATATGATTTTACGTCAGGAAATAAATGACGCTCCAAAATGGGTTTTCAGGGCAAAGGAATATAATTGA
- a CDS encoding SDR family NAD(P)-dependent oxidoreductase, with amino-acid sequence MSKIILITGASRGFGKLWAKALLERGDKVAATARNVENLNDLIAEYGDAVLPIQLDVNNREDCFAAVNKTNQHFGRIDVLINNAGFGLFGAIEETTEQQARAQMETNFFGLLWVTQAVVPIMRAQKSGHIIQVSSFLGLVTLPVLGLYNASKYAVNGLSETLATEVKSFGINVSLIEPNGFSTDWSGASAFQTEPNEVYAPIKKAFAEGATPDTWGKPESTADAVLQLIDAENPPLHFLLGKIAYPGVKQVYNERLAEFEAWKEVSAAAHGH; translated from the coding sequence ATGTCAAAAATAATTCTTATTACAGGAGCTTCCCGCGGTTTTGGTAAATTATGGGCAAAAGCATTATTAGAAAGAGGAGATAAAGTTGCTGCAACAGCCAGAAATGTAGAAAACCTGAACGATCTGATTGCAGAATATGGAGATGCGGTTCTTCCTATTCAGCTGGATGTAAACAACAGAGAAGACTGTTTTGCCGCAGTAAATAAAACCAACCAACATTTTGGCCGCATCGATGTGCTGATCAATAATGCAGGTTTTGGTTTGTTTGGTGCTATTGAAGAAACGACAGAACAGCAGGCGCGCGCTCAAATGGAAACCAACTTTTTTGGACTTCTCTGGGTTACGCAAGCGGTTGTCCCCATTATGAGAGCACAAAAAAGCGGACATATTATCCAGGTATCAAGTTTCCTTGGACTGGTAACACTCCCGGTTTTAGGACTTTACAATGCTTCGAAATATGCAGTGAACGGTTTGAGTGAAACTCTTGCTACCGAAGTAAAAAGCTTCGGAATTAACGTTAGTTTAATTGAACCGAACGGTTTTTCAACAGACTGGTCAGGTGCTTCCGCTTTCCAGACTGAACCCAATGAAGTTTACGCGCCGATCAAAAAAGCATTTGCAGAAGGCGCTACGCCGGATACCTGGGGAAAACCGGAGTCTACCGCAGATGCCGTATTACAACTTATTGATGCAGAAAACCCTCCTTTGCACTTTTTGCTTGGCAAAATAGCCTACCCTGGCGTTAAACAAGTTTACAATGAACGCCTGGCTGAGTTTGAAGCATGGAAAGAAGTTTCAGCAGCAGCGCACGGTCACTGA
- a CDS encoding serine hydrolase domain-containing protein — protein MKTKLIIFLAALFGLITIAKAQPDTLSQGLIADIPKWMAEYHIPCVGVGLIENGRIKWIKNFGDLQNGQPAPNNTLFNIASQTKPVIAMLTVKLVQEGKWNLDEPLSHYWIDPDVAGNAFTDKLTTRLVLSHQTGFPNWRSDNGENKLQFIFEPGTRFGYSGEGFEYLRKALEAKFHQPLNVLLDSFLLKPLGLNDTQYWNENLDNTRFARWHNGQGNLYSTSIQTPVSAADDLITTVEEYCKLGIYAMGNASLYTKKEVRVKENYYRGLGWGLVENLPDYQYAFEHGGSDIGVRTMAIFLPKSRSGIVVMTNGDNGIFIIDRIIKRALSQGNQLLATMNKTENTHKRIVVSENIIQSYSGIYEQNNGKIMKVEKEANGVKVSGDGLPTAVLFPESTTRFFLEGYDVQLEFPDATSLIVFENGKQVLKMNRKK, from the coding sequence ATGAAAACAAAACTGATCATTTTCCTAGCCGCTTTGTTCGGCCTGATTACAATTGCAAAAGCGCAGCCAGATACGCTTAGCCAGGGTTTAATAGCTGATATACCGAAATGGATGGCCGAATACCATATTCCCTGCGTAGGTGTTGGTTTGATTGAAAATGGAAGGATTAAATGGATAAAGAATTTTGGGGATCTACAAAATGGACAACCAGCTCCGAACAATACTTTATTTAACATTGCTTCACAAACCAAACCTGTCATTGCCATGCTTACAGTGAAACTGGTACAGGAAGGGAAATGGAATTTGGATGAGCCGCTGAGCCATTACTGGATTGATCCCGATGTTGCAGGAAATGCTTTCACAGACAAATTGACAACCAGGCTGGTATTATCCCACCAGACAGGTTTTCCAAACTGGCGCTCGGATAATGGGGAAAATAAACTTCAATTTATTTTTGAGCCAGGCACCAGATTCGGCTACTCGGGAGAAGGATTTGAATATTTAAGAAAAGCGCTGGAAGCAAAATTTCATCAGCCACTTAATGTTTTGCTGGATTCGTTTTTGCTCAAACCGCTGGGCCTGAATGATACGCAATATTGGAACGAAAATCTGGATAATACCCGCTTTGCCAGGTGGCATAATGGGCAGGGAAATCTATATTCAACATCCATTCAAACACCTGTCAGCGCTGCTGATGATTTGATCACCACCGTTGAAGAATATTGCAAGCTGGGAATTTATGCCATGGGAAATGCATCCTTGTATACTAAAAAAGAGGTGAGGGTGAAAGAAAATTATTACCGTGGTCTGGGTTGGGGTTTGGTGGAAAATTTACCTGATTATCAGTACGCTTTTGAACATGGGGGCTCTGATATCGGGGTAAGAACAATGGCTATTTTTTTACCCAAATCCAGAAGTGGAATTGTGGTGATGACTAATGGAGATAATGGCATTTTTATTATTGACCGGATTATAAAACGTGCGTTAAGCCAGGGAAATCAGCTGCTTGCCACAATGAATAAAACTGAAAATACGCATAAAAGAATAGTGGTATCGGAAAATATTATCCAAAGTTATAGCGGTATTTATGAGCAGAATAACGGTAAAATCATGAAAGTTGAAAAGGAAGCGAACGGCGTGAAAGTTTCCGGCGACGGATTACCGACAGCAGTATTATTTCCGGAATCCACAACCAGGTTTTTTCTTGAAGGTTACGATGTACAGCTTGAATTTCCTGACGCGACTTCACTGATTGTTTTTGAAAACGGGAAACAGGTTTTGAAAATGAACCGGAAAAAATAA
- a CDS encoding dihydrofolate reductase family protein translates to MRKLKLQVQISLDGFIAGPKGEMEWMEWNWDDQLRNYISQIMNPVDCIILGRKLAEGFIPYWAEIALKPDDPDFEPAKMLTRTQKVVFTKTLQESKWENTILAKGDLVEEIKKLKDQDGQDIIAYGGATFVSALIKERLIDEFYFLLDPTAIGHGLPIFNEIGTMQGFSLIESTPFNCGIVVLHYEQKK, encoded by the coding sequence ATGAGAAAACTAAAACTTCAGGTGCAGATCAGCCTCGATGGATTTATTGCCGGGCCTAAGGGAGAAATGGAATGGATGGAATGGAATTGGGATGATCAGCTCAGGAACTATATATCACAAATCATGAATCCTGTTGACTGCATCATTCTCGGGCGAAAACTTGCAGAAGGATTTATTCCTTATTGGGCAGAAATAGCATTAAAACCCGACGATCCGGATTTCGAGCCTGCGAAAATGCTTACCAGAACGCAGAAGGTAGTTTTCACAAAAACCCTGCAAGAGTCAAAATGGGAAAATACGATTCTTGCCAAAGGTGATCTGGTTGAGGAAATAAAAAAACTAAAAGATCAGGATGGGCAGGATATCATTGCTTATGGCGGGGCAACTTTTGTATCGGCGCTAATTAAGGAAAGGTTGATTGATGAATTTTATTTCCTTCTCGATCCAACCGCAATCGGCCATGGATTGCCTATTTTTAACGAAATTGGCACCATGCAAGGTTTTTCACTCATAGAATCCACACCATTTAACTGTGGAATTGTTGTTTTACATTATGAGCAAAAAAAGTAA
- a CDS encoding sensor histidine kinase, whose translation MKQFDWTRLFIKPYRIFTQLAFWVIVFVLFIVLKEFPDRMNGLTLFCLVLQQTLELAIPSYSQNLLIVPLFNRGKWIIGIVLYLVQVILLIKLLPYILNAVGLLFPISDRVNWHYEHITFSVIAFTVVATIFKIGLDKLILEKQQKENELRHLKAQLNPHFLFNTLNNLYGLSVTESKKLPDLMLKLSELLRYSLYDTNQNYVPIQKELDYISNYVALERIRLSEKTEIVLDISGDFSDDYIAPLLLIIFIENSFKHFSAAKNQPSFVHIRFIISDSRLMMTVKNSIDPNYIPVKNASKGGLGLKNVKQRLDLIYPGQYTLETAAKTHYFEVKLEIELG comes from the coding sequence ATGAAACAATTCGACTGGACGCGCCTTTTCATCAAACCATACCGGATTTTCACTCAGCTGGCATTCTGGGTCATCGTTTTTGTACTCTTTATTGTTTTGAAAGAATTTCCCGACCGCATGAACGGCCTGACACTTTTTTGCCTTGTGTTACAGCAAACACTGGAACTGGCAATCCCGTCCTATTCACAAAATCTTTTGATCGTTCCACTTTTCAACAGAGGAAAATGGATAATCGGAATTGTTTTATATCTGGTTCAGGTGATCTTGCTGATTAAACTTTTGCCCTATATTCTTAACGCCGTTGGTCTTTTATTTCCTATCAGTGACCGTGTCAACTGGCATTACGAACATATTACATTCAGTGTGATTGCTTTTACGGTTGTGGCCACAATCTTCAAAATCGGGCTTGATAAACTGATTCTTGAAAAACAGCAGAAGGAGAACGAATTAAGACATTTGAAAGCGCAGTTGAACCCTCATTTTTTGTTTAATACGCTAAACAATCTTTATGGTTTGTCTGTAACAGAATCCAAAAAACTGCCGGACCTGATGCTGAAATTATCGGAGCTTCTGCGTTATTCTCTTTACGATACAAACCAGAATTATGTGCCTATTCAAAAGGAGCTTGATTACATCAGCAATTACGTGGCGCTGGAAAGAATACGGCTCAGCGAAAAAACGGAGATCGTACTGGATATTTCCGGCGATTTTTCTGATGATTACATCGCGCCGCTTCTTCTTATTATTTTTATTGAAAATAGTTTCAAGCACTTTTCAGCGGCAAAAAATCAGCCGTCATTTGTTCACATCCGATTTATTATTTCAGACAGTCGCCTTATGATGACCGTTAAAAACTCAATCGATCCGAATTATATTCCGGTCAAAAATGCCAGCAAAGGCGGACTCGGTTTGAAAAACGTAAAACAGCGGCTGGATCTGATTTACCCAGGCCAGTATACTTTGGAAACAGCCGCAAAAACCCATTATTTTGAAGTAAAACTTGAAATAGAACTAGGATAA
- a CDS encoding AraC family transcriptional regulator, with protein MQKEVLHAPYSIQYATMDVCPMPEHTHTFFELVYVRSGTGLQCINKSSFAYHPGHLFLLTPEDCHSFDIQTTSELFFLQFNDIYIQNNGLVAENIKRLEFILQNANHEPGCIFRNKDDKMLVKPIIEAIIREQETRDIYNQELVHQLVNTLIIIIARNIAKFLPEKVNISTEEKAIDVLQYIQNNIYYPEKLKAEKISAHFGISTSYLGRYFKKHTGETMQEYISGYKTKLIRHRLKFSDKRLNEISDEFGFTDVSHLNKFFGNQTGSSPAAYRIMVRN; from the coding sequence ATGCAAAAAGAAGTATTACACGCGCCGTATTCCATTCAGTATGCTACAATGGATGTATGTCCAATGCCTGAGCACACGCACACTTTTTTCGAACTGGTTTATGTTCGTTCAGGCACAGGTTTGCAGTGCATCAATAAAAGCAGCTTTGCCTATCATCCCGGACATTTGTTTTTACTTACACCAGAAGATTGTCATTCCTTTGATATTCAGACGACCAGCGAACTTTTTTTTCTCCAATTCAACGATATTTATATTCAAAATAACGGCCTGGTTGCAGAAAATATAAAAAGACTGGAATTCATTTTACAGAATGCCAATCATGAGCCCGGTTGTATTTTCAGAAACAAGGATGATAAAATGCTGGTAAAGCCAATTATTGAAGCAATTATCCGTGAGCAGGAAACAAGGGATATTTATAATCAGGAACTGGTTCATCAGCTGGTCAATACGCTCATCATTATAATAGCAAGAAATATCGCCAAATTCCTTCCGGAAAAAGTCAATATTTCAACCGAGGAAAAAGCAATTGATGTGCTGCAATATATTCAGAACAATATCTATTATCCTGAAAAATTAAAAGCAGAAAAGATCAGCGCACATTTTGGGATTTCGACTTCGTATCTGGGACGTTATTTCAAAAAGCACACGGGAGAAACGATGCAGGAATACATCAGTGGTTACAAAACAAAACTGATCCGGCACCGCTTAAAATTCAGCGACAAACGGCTGAATGAGATATCGGATGAGTTTGGCTTTACGGACGTAAGCCATTTGAATAAATTTTTTGGCAACCAAACCGGCAGCAGCCCGGCCGCTTACCGGATTATGGTTCGCAATTGA
- a CDS encoding LytR/AlgR family response regulator transcription factor: protein MNINCIIVDDEPIARNILKTYIDQVPYLTLTASCEDAFEAMQILSKKDIDLLILDINMPRLSGFEMLRSLKIYPAVIITSAYPEYALEGFELSVTDYLLKPFSFARFVQATEKVINRTSDVTSLTKDEDLFMMVKSEKKLTKIFFDDISYVEAYGNYIFIHTSQERIMSKQTLIQFEQQLPASKFTRIHKSYIASVKNIKFIEGNELSISGKKLPVGKVYRENLMKSLR from the coding sequence ATGAATATCAACTGCATCATCGTAGACGACGAACCGATCGCCCGGAATATCCTGAAAACCTATATCGATCAGGTGCCCTACCTGACCCTGACTGCCAGTTGCGAAGACGCTTTTGAAGCGATGCAGATTCTCAGTAAAAAAGATATTGATCTGCTCATCCTTGATATCAACATGCCTAGGCTTTCGGGCTTCGAAATGCTGCGCTCCCTGAAAATTTACCCGGCTGTAATTATTACTTCGGCTTATCCGGAATATGCACTTGAAGGTTTTGAGTTGTCGGTTACAGATTATCTTCTCAAACCCTTTTCCTTCGCCCGTTTTGTTCAGGCCACCGAAAAAGTGATAAACAGAACTAGTGACGTTACATCACTTACCAAAGATGAAGATTTGTTTATGATGGTCAAATCAGAAAAAAAACTTACCAAAATCTTTTTCGATGACATCAGTTATGTTGAAGCGTACGGCAACTATATTTTCATTCACACCAGTCAGGAGCGGATTATGTCCAAGCAAACCCTGATCCAGTTTGAGCAGCAGCTCCCCGCCTCAAAATTCACCCGCATTCACAAATCTTATATCGCTTCGGTTAAAAATATCAAATTCATTGAAGGCAATGAGCTATCCATTAGCGGCAAAAAACTTCCTGTTGGTAAGGTTTACCGTGAAAATCTGATGAAAAGTTTACGTTGA
- a CDS encoding epoxide hydrolase family protein, whose translation MNSIKPFSVNIPQKKLDDLKFRLSNTRWPDEINGSGWTYGTDLSYIKSLTDYWQHTFDWRKIEDEINAYPNFMADINGYQIHFLHIKGKGKRSLPLIITHGWPGSFLEMMKLIPLLTEDPELSFDLVIPSIPGFGFSGKVTDPGCNSAVVAELWHQLMKELGYDQYGAQGGDIGAGISTWLSLKYPANVSGLHLNFISGSYKPYIKENEELSDEVLAFQKFGADWSAREGAYSHMHATKPLTAAYGLNDSPTGLCAWIIEKFNSWSDKRGNIENVFSKDELLANVTLYWLTETIHSSMRIYNENSKKPVAFRENEFVKIPVGFAKFPKELPTPPRSYIEKGFNIQHWTQMPEGGHFAAAEQPQLLAKDIQDFFYQKAH comes from the coding sequence ATGAATTCGATAAAACCATTCTCAGTCAACATACCTCAGAAAAAACTGGATGATCTCAAATTCAGATTAAGTAATACACGCTGGCCGGATGAAATTAATGGATCGGGCTGGACCTATGGCACAGACCTTTCCTACATAAAATCACTGACCGATTACTGGCAACATACTTTTGACTGGCGAAAAATTGAAGACGAAATCAATGCATATCCTAATTTCATGGCCGATATTAACGGATATCAGATTCATTTTCTTCACATTAAAGGAAAGGGAAAACGGTCCCTTCCGCTGATCATCACACACGGATGGCCTGGTTCTTTTCTTGAAATGATGAAACTGATACCGCTGCTGACCGAAGATCCCGAGCTCTCCTTTGATCTTGTCATACCTTCAATTCCCGGATTCGGATTTTCGGGTAAAGTCACAGATCCGGGTTGTAACAGCGCAGTTGTAGCTGAACTATGGCATCAGCTTATGAAGGAATTAGGTTATGATCAATACGGTGCGCAGGGCGGAGATATAGGCGCGGGAATCAGCACCTGGCTTTCATTGAAATATCCGGCAAACGTATCTGGACTGCATCTTAATTTTATTTCCGGTTCTTATAAACCTTATATTAAAGAAAACGAGGAGCTATCTGACGAAGTTTTGGCTTTCCAAAAATTTGGAGCGGATTGGTCTGCCAGGGAAGGTGCTTATTCACATATGCATGCCACAAAACCGCTAACAGCTGCTTACGGATTAAATGATTCTCCGACAGGTTTATGCGCCTGGATCATAGAAAAGTTTAACAGCTGGAGTGATAAAAGGGGAAATATTGAAAATGTATTTTCAAAGGACGAACTGCTTGCCAATGTCACTTTGTACTGGCTCACAGAAACCATTCATTCTTCTATGCGGATTTATAATGAAAACAGCAAAAAACCAGTGGCTTTTAGGGAAAACGAATTTGTGAAAATTCCGGTTGGTTTTGCCAAATTTCCAAAGGAACTGCCTACGCCCCCGCGTTCGTATATTGAAAAAGGTTTTAATATTCAGCATTGGACACAGATGCCGGAAGGCGGACATTTTGCCGCTGCGGAACAGCCGCAGTTGCTGGCAAAGGATATTCAGGATTTCTTTTACCAAAAAGCGCACTAA
- a CDS encoding helix-turn-helix domain-containing protein, whose product MKHYKNLSDLHRDNGFPPNENPFFSMYQCNGTCSIGNREFTSDFYMIGFKKLKSGVVLYGRTKYDHDCGSMMFVKPRQVVEMKNLHLDEDGFLMYIHEDFLNGHILHSEIKKYHYFDYEVNEALHLSPKEEVTIWDLYRKIENEYNNNQDEFSREIILANVGTMLKYAQRFYKRQFINRAEISGKTVSKFVEEMDNYLANGLLNSKGLPSVQYMAERLNISSGYLTDVLKQESGKTALEHIHIYLISEAKNRLKFEEQSVSEIAYALGFDNLSYFSRLFKKEVGMTPVLFKKQSLN is encoded by the coding sequence ATGAAACATTATAAAAACCTCAGCGACCTGCACCGCGATAACGGATTTCCGCCAAATGAAAATCCATTTTTCAGTATGTATCAATGTAACGGGACTTGTTCGATTGGTAATCGGGAGTTTACCAGTGATTTTTACATGATCGGTTTTAAGAAATTAAAATCCGGCGTTGTCCTTTATGGCCGTACCAAATATGATCACGATTGCGGTTCGATGATGTTTGTAAAACCGCGACAGGTTGTTGAAATGAAAAATCTTCATTTAGATGAAGATGGATTTCTGATGTATATTCATGAAGACTTTTTGAACGGCCACATTCTTCATAGTGAAATAAAAAAATATCATTATTTCGATTATGAAGTCAATGAGGCGCTGCACTTGTCTCCCAAAGAGGAAGTTACGATTTGGGATTTGTATCGCAAAATTGAAAACGAGTATAACAACAATCAGGATGAATTCAGCCGGGAAATTATTCTGGCCAATGTTGGTACGATGCTCAAATATGCGCAGCGTTTTTACAAAAGACAGTTTATCAACCGCGCTGAAATTTCAGGAAAAACGGTCAGTAAATTTGTGGAAGAGATGGATAACTATCTGGCTAACGGACTATTAAATAGTAAAGGACTTCCCTCCGTCCAGTATATGGCCGAGCGCCTGAATATTTCTTCGGGATATTTAACCGATGTTTTAAAACAGGAAAGTGGCAAAACGGCGTTGGAACATATTCACATTTATCTGATATCCGAAGCAAAAAACCGTCTGAAATTTGAGGAGCAATCGGTTTCAGAAATTGCCTATGCACTTGGGTTTGATAACCTGTCCTACTTTTCAAGATTATTTAAAAAAGAGGTCGGCATGACGCCTGTACTTTTTAAAAAGCAGTCACTTAATTAA
- a CDS encoding SDR family NAD(P)-dependent oxidoreductase, which translates to MEQKNKIALITGGSRGLGKDMALRLAEKGIDVIITYNSQLQDAENVVAEIEKSGQKATALQLNTGDIKSYGSFVNQLQEVLQNKFAATHFDYLVNNAGIGGYLPIAEVTEEAFDELLNIHFKGVYFLTQKLLPLINDGGGIVNVSSGLTRISVPGSSVYASMKGAMEIFTRYLAKEYGSRGIRANIIAPGAVMTDFGGAHLRNDENLQKFISNVTALGRPGVAEDIGGVVAFLCSEEARWVNGQRIEVSGGMQL; encoded by the coding sequence ATGGAACAGAAAAATAAAATAGCACTCATTACCGGCGGCAGTCGCGGCCTGGGTAAAGACATGGCACTGCGCCTTGCAGAAAAAGGAATTGATGTCATCATCACATATAACAGTCAGTTACAGGATGCAGAAAATGTTGTAGCTGAGATTGAAAAAAGTGGACAAAAAGCCACAGCGCTTCAACTGAACACAGGTGATATAAAAAGTTACGGCTCTTTTGTCAATCAATTGCAAGAGGTTTTGCAGAATAAATTTGCTGCAACCCATTTTGATTATCTTGTAAACAACGCTGGCATTGGCGGGTATCTTCCAATCGCTGAGGTGACTGAGGAAGCATTTGATGAACTGCTGAACATCCATTTTAAAGGTGTTTACTTTTTAACACAAAAGTTGCTGCCGCTCATCAATGACGGAGGGGGAATTGTTAACGTATCATCCGGCTTAACGCGCATTTCAGTACCAGGTTCTTCGGTTTATGCATCGATGAAAGGAGCGATGGAAATTTTCACACGCTACCTTGCCAAAGAATACGGATCGCGCGGGATCAGAGCAAACATCATTGCGCCCGGAGCTGTCATGACAGATTTTGGCGGAGCGCATTTAAGAAATGATGAAAACCTGCAAAAATTTATAAGCAACGTAACGGCCCTGGGAAGACCAGGAGTGGCCGAAGATATTGGGGGCGTGGTTGCTTTTTTATGTTCGGAAGAGGCGCGCTGGGTTAACGGCCAGCGTATAGAAGTTTCCGGTGGAATGCAGTTGTAG
- a CDS encoding NADP-dependent oxidoreductase — protein sequence MKTIVLVEPGSTANLKIKEVSVPEIKIDEVLIKVKSISINPVDAKTRQGGGVYKYGNVSKQTELVLGWDISGVVTESKSGLFNVGDEVFGMVNFPGVGNAYAEYIAAPAEHLALKPAEISHDEAAAATLAPLTALQVFTDAGIKKGDRVLIHAASGGVGHYAVQLAKYLGAYVIGTSSATNKDFVLSLGVDEHIDYQTQTLADSTKDIDFVLDCLGPDNIINSLPVIKNGGKIISIVTQFNDALTEKLKPGNIDGKFMLVKSNGKDMHFLAKLLAEGKLKSHVSKTFSFDQMAEAHEQIESARTVGKIVVNV from the coding sequence ATGAAAACTATCGTATTGGTTGAACCAGGGTCAACCGCAAATTTGAAAATAAAAGAAGTATCGGTACCAGAAATTAAGATTGATGAAGTACTGATCAAAGTAAAATCAATCAGTATAAATCCGGTTGATGCGAAAACCCGGCAAGGCGGAGGCGTTTACAAATACGGCAATGTCAGTAAACAAACAGAATTGGTTTTGGGCTGGGATATTTCGGGCGTTGTTACAGAATCCAAATCCGGTTTGTTCAATGTCGGCGACGAAGTTTTTGGCATGGTAAATTTTCCAGGCGTTGGCAATGCTTATGCAGAATATATAGCCGCACCGGCCGAACATCTTGCTTTGAAACCAGCTGAAATATCCCACGACGAAGCGGCTGCGGCAACCCTTGCTCCTCTAACGGCTTTACAGGTTTTCACTGATGCCGGTATTAAAAAAGGCGACCGTGTTTTGATTCATGCGGCTTCCGGCGGTGTGGGACATTACGCCGTTCAGCTTGCGAAATATCTGGGCGCCTATGTTATCGGGACTTCTTCTGCTACAAATAAGGATTTTGTTCTTTCTTTGGGAGTGGACGAACATATTGATTATCAAACACAAACGCTCGCAGATAGCACCAAAGATATTGATTTTGTACTTGATTGTCTAGGTCCGGATAACATCATTAATTCTTTACCTGTAATTAAAAATGGTGGTAAGATTATAAGTATTGTTACTCAATTTAATGATGCGCTGACGGAAAAATTAAAGCCCGGAAACATTGATGGAAAGTTTATGCTGGTTAAATCAAACGGAAAGGACATGCACTTTCTGGCAAAACTTTTAGCCGAAGGAAAACTCAAATCGCATGTTTCCAAAACCTTCTCTTTTGACCAAATGGCAGAGGCGCATGAACAGATTGAAAGTGCAAGAACTGTGGGGAAAATTGTTGTTAACGTTTAA
- a CDS encoding LysR substrate-binding domain-containing protein: MDLDQIRNFLKLSEELHFWRTAEMVNITQSALSRQIQTLEQELGLQLFERNKRNVKLTAAGMFLKAKWTVLLDDLNYVHLFARKISQGETGKLRIAHPDSISSSLLPDLLLKISEKYPELTVEMLQLLSENIQMSLLDYKIDLAFTRQVSELPGISSRKVKSEPVALFVPEHHSFTNYDDVSAESLARQRFILPVAERKSSYYYLVWEIFNSYNVTPQAFYESDFGSSILGLVSKGLGIAILPVSFAQNGMPHIRVIELPFSTDLYISWRSDDNGPSLTNVLGIIKDL; encoded by the coding sequence ATGGATCTTGATCAAATACGAAACTTCCTGAAATTATCAGAAGAATTACATTTCTGGCGTACCGCCGAAATGGTGAATATTACCCAATCAGCACTCAGCAGGCAGATTCAGACTTTAGAACAGGAACTTGGCCTGCAACTGTTTGAGCGCAATAAAAGAAATGTAAAACTGACTGCCGCTGGTATGTTTCTGAAAGCAAAGTGGACTGTTCTGCTGGATGATCTGAATTATGTCCATTTGTTTGCCAGGAAAATAAGTCAGGGAGAAACGGGTAAATTAAGAATTGCACATCCTGATTCCATATCGTCCTCACTGCTTCCTGATCTACTTTTGAAGATATCTGAAAAGTATCCTGAACTTACCGTTGAGATGCTCCAACTGCTTTCTGAAAATATTCAGATGTCGCTGCTGGATTATAAAATAGACCTGGCCTTTACCCGGCAGGTAAGCGAATTGCCAGGTATCAGTTCAAGAAAAGTTAAAAGTGAGCCTGTTGCACTTTTTGTCCCTGAGCATCATTCTTTTACAAATTATGATGATGTTAGTGCCGAGAGTTTGGCCAGACAGCGTTTTATCCTGCCTGTGGCTGAAAGAAAAAGCAGTTATTATTATTTGGTTTGGGAAATTTTTAATTCATATAATGTTACTCCTCAGGCTTTTTATGAATCGGATTTTGGATCAAGTATTCTTGGACTTGTTTCCAAAGGGTTAGGAATTGCCATTTTACCAGTCAGTTTTGCACAAAATGGAATGCCTCACATTCGCGTAATAGAACTACCATTCTCGACTGATCTTTATATAAGCTGGCGTTCGGATGATAACGGGCCATCATTAACGAACGTGCTCGGTATTATCAAGGATTTATGA